In the Afipia sp. GAS231 genome, CCATCTGCAGCGACACCGAAATGCCGCTGACGGTGTCCGGGGTGATGAACATCTGGTACTGGCAATAGAGCGCGCCGGCGAGCGCGGTCATCAGCGCCGAGATCAGCGTGATCTTGAGTTTTTCGGCGGTGACGTTGACGCCGGCCGCGGCGGCAGCGTCCTCGTCCTCCGAGATTGCCTCCATGGCGTAGCGGCTCATGCTGCGGTCGATCAAGCGCCAGATCAAGAGGCCGACCACCCAGACGAACAGCGCGACAAAGTACCATGTGATCTTGTCGTCGAACTGCAGCGCCAGCAGGTGGCTGCCTTTGGCGCGGTTCGGCGTCAGCCCGAGCGAGCCGCCGGTGTAGTCGCGCGTCGCGGTGATGACCTGCAGCACGATGCCGGACAAAGCCAGCGTCACCAGCACGAAATAATGCCCGGTGATGCGGAAGCGGAAGCAGGGATAGGCGACGATCAGCGCCAGCACGCCCGCCGCCGCCATGCCGACGGGAATGCCGATCCACGGCGACACGCCAAGATGGTTCCACAACAGCGCCGTCACATAGGCGCCGACGCCCATGAAGCCGCCATGGCCGAGCGACAC is a window encoding:
- a CDS encoding branched-chain amino acid ABC transporter permease, which gives rise to MTLRNAAWALGLAALIALPFVHREPYHLHILVLILIWSFAYTSWSIMGRFGLVSLGHGGFMGVGAYVTALLWNHLGVSPWIGIPVGMAAAGVLALIVAYPCFRFRITGHYFVLVTLALSGIVLQVITATRDYTGGSLGLTPNRAKGSHLLALQFDDKITWYFVALFVWVVGLLIWRLIDRSMSRYAMEAISEDEDAAAAAGVNVTAEKLKITLISALMTALAGALYCQYQMFITPDTVSGISVSLQMVFAVIVGGLYVSLGPTIGAVITIMLAEILRIGFGTKAVGWDNLVYGVLLVVFIIFLPKGILGSILARFKSSR